In the genome of Kitasatospora cathayae, one region contains:
- a CDS encoding MBL fold metallo-hydrolase, giving the protein MRGLTVLGTCGTWPEAGRAASGFLLEYDGFRLVLDLGYGTLPRLLEHCGAGELDAVVITHEHPDHCADLSALCRARYFAEPRGARLPLYCTPGVVERVQAMEPTEELSEVFEVHRLPSDGHRVGPFRLESALLPHHVPHAGVRLTTPGLVLGYSGDAGPGDALAELAADADLFIAGATLRGPDRDPHLLSAVEAGAWAARARARRLLLTHFWPGGDRDGSAAEAGSAFTGEVLVAEEGLVLPC; this is encoded by the coding sequence ATGCGCGGACTGACGGTCCTGGGAACGTGCGGGACCTGGCCGGAGGCCGGGCGGGCCGCGAGTGGGTTCCTGCTGGAGTACGACGGGTTCCGGCTGGTGCTGGACCTCGGCTACGGGACGCTCCCCCGGCTGCTGGAGCACTGCGGCGCCGGGGAGTTGGACGCCGTCGTGATCACCCACGAGCACCCCGACCACTGCGCCGATCTGAGCGCGCTGTGCCGGGCCCGCTACTTCGCCGAGCCGCGGGGCGCCCGGCTGCCGCTGTACTGCACCCCCGGGGTGGTCGAGCGGGTTCAGGCGATGGAGCCGACCGAGGAGCTGAGCGAGGTCTTCGAGGTGCACCGGCTCCCGTCGGACGGCCACCGGGTCGGGCCGTTCCGGCTGGAGTCCGCGCTGCTGCCGCACCATGTCCCGCACGCGGGCGTACGGTTGACCACCCCGGGTCTGGTCCTCGGCTACAGCGGCGACGCCGGGCCGGGCGACGCGCTGGCCGAACTGGCAGCGGACGCCGACCTGTTCATCGCCGGAGCCACCCTCCGCGGCCCCGACCGCGACCCGCACCTGCTGAGTGCCGTCGAGGCCGGGGCCTGGGCCGCCCGGGCCCGGGCCCGCCGGCTGCTCCTCACCCACTTCTGGCCCGGCGGCGACCGCGACGGGTCGGCCGCCGAGGCCGGAAGCGCGTTCACGGGCGAGGTGCTCGTGGCGGAGGAGGGTCTGGTGCTGCCCTGCTGA
- a CDS encoding ferredoxin yields the protein MTGSSGAEAVVVRVDRDRCIGSGMCALSAPESLALDADGRARPVDRYADGGAELTDGLAEAVEYCPVEALALHSAHGGYRIAPAE from the coding sequence GTGACGGGCTCCTCCGGTGCGGAGGCCGTGGTGGTCCGGGTCGACCGGGACCGCTGCATCGGCTCCGGGATGTGCGCCCTGAGTGCCCCCGAATCACTGGCCCTGGACGCCGACGGACGGGCCCGGCCGGTCGACCGATATGCCGACGGCGGCGCGGAGTTGACGGACGGGCTGGCCGAGGCGGTGGAGTACTGCCCGGTCGAGGCACTGGCCCTCCACTCGGCGCACGGCGGGTACCGGATCGCCCCGGCGGAGTGA
- a CDS encoding phosphotransferase family protein: MQRASSRTVTVDLTYGDEYFGQVGPFEVALGWWSAVDGVVARVTELAGVPVLVTRLVDGHSDDPGHGGRVRYHAEALQRPTALDPRPPAGETVARLAPAARRAAWATPEGLRAALTWAQARLAAVGRPAAAARQIRTWNLSALFRFPTATGTDAWLKTTSPRFTAAEGEVIGLLGGVDPSLVPTVLAADPAHGWLLLDHVPGEDGWSPSPGTVADVVPRFVAAQAALAERPAALAGLRDRTPAALHTQLVALLDRLPVETDLTAEELDRLREFAVGLPALLAELAACGLPETLLHGDFHPGNWRTNDGSPVVVDYADACLGHPALDGLRPRAYLTAEAWRHHAGVWTAAWRRHAPGSDPQRALHLAEPLYHLSYALRYQEFLDHIEPSERPYHEGDPAAELRAVLACGRRAGRELPGQEVSTR, encoded by the coding sequence ATGCAGCGAGCGAGCAGCCGGACCGTGACGGTCGATCTCACCTACGGGGACGAGTACTTCGGGCAGGTGGGCCCGTTCGAGGTGGCCCTCGGATGGTGGTCCGCCGTGGACGGCGTCGTCGCACGGGTGACGGAACTGGCCGGAGTGCCGGTGCTGGTGACGCGACTGGTCGACGGGCACAGCGACGACCCCGGCCACGGCGGCCGGGTGCGCTACCACGCCGAAGCGCTCCAGCGGCCGACCGCCCTCGACCCCCGCCCGCCGGCCGGCGAAACGGTTGCTCGCCTGGCGCCCGCCGCCCGGCGCGCCGCCTGGGCCACGCCGGAGGGCCTGCGCGCGGCGCTGACCTGGGCGCAGGCGCGGCTCGCCGCCGTGGGCCGCCCGGCCGCCGCCGCGCGGCAGATCCGCACCTGGAACCTGTCCGCGCTCTTCCGCTTCCCCACCGCCACCGGCACCGACGCCTGGCTGAAGACCACCAGCCCGCGGTTCACCGCAGCGGAGGGGGAGGTCATCGGGCTGCTCGGCGGCGTCGATCCCTCGCTCGTCCCGACCGTCCTCGCCGCCGACCCCGCCCACGGGTGGCTGCTGCTCGACCACGTCCCCGGTGAGGACGGCTGGAGCCCGTCCCCCGGGACCGTCGCGGACGTCGTGCCACGCTTCGTCGCCGCCCAGGCCGCGCTCGCCGAGCGCCCGGCCGCGCTCGCGGGCCTGCGCGACCGTACGCCCGCCGCGCTGCACACCCAGCTCGTGGCGCTGTTGGACCGGCTCCCCGTCGAGACCGACCTGACGGCCGAGGAGCTGGACCGGCTGCGGGAGTTCGCCGTCGGCCTGCCCGCGCTGCTGGCGGAGCTGGCCGCCTGCGGGCTCCCGGAGACGCTGCTGCACGGCGACTTCCACCCCGGCAACTGGCGCACGAACGACGGCAGCCCAGTCGTGGTCGACTACGCCGACGCCTGCCTCGGCCACCCGGCCCTGGACGGCCTGCGCCCCCGGGCCTACCTCACTGCGGAGGCCTGGCGGCACCACGCCGGGGTGTGGACGGCAGCCTGGCGCCGGCACGCCCCGGGCTCGGACCCGCAGCGCGCCCTCCACCTCGCCGAACCGCTGTACCACCTGTCGTACGCCCTGCGGTACCAGGAGTTCCTCGACCACATCGAGCCCAGCGAACGCCCGTACCACGAGGGCGACCCGGCTGCCGAACTCCGCGCCGTGCTCGCCTGCGGGCGCCGGGCGGGACGCGAGCTCCCAGGGCAGGAGGTTTCGACCCGCTGA